In the Pygocentrus nattereri isolate fPygNat1 chromosome 19, fPygNat1.pri, whole genome shotgun sequence genome, one interval contains:
- the LOC108441239 gene encoding histone H2B, with protein sequence MPEPAKSAPKKGSKKAVTKTAGKGGKKRRKSRKESYAIYVYKVLKQVHPDTGISSKAMGIMNSFVNDIFERIAGESSRLAHYNKRSTITSREIQTAVRLLLPGELAKHAVSEGTKAVTKYTSSK encoded by the coding sequence ATGCCTGAGCCTGCCAAGTCCGCCCCGAAGAAGGGATCTAAGAAAGCCGTGACCAAGACGGCCGGCAAGGGAGGAAAGAAGCGCAGAAAGTCCAGGAAGGAGAGTTATGCCATCTACGTGTACAAGGTGCTGAAGCAGGTCCACCCCGACACCGGTATTTCGTCCAAGGCGATGGGCATCATGAACTCGTTCGTCAACGACATCTTCGAGCGCATCGCCGGTGAGTCGTCCCGTCTGGCTCATTATAACAAACGCTCCACCATCACGTCCAGGGAGATCCAGACCGCCGTGCGCCTGCTTCTTCCGGGCGAGCTGGCCAAGCACGCCGTGTCCGAGGGCACCAAGGCCGTCACCAAGTACACCAGCTCCAAGTAA
- the LOC108417218 gene encoding histone H1-like has product MAEAAPAPAAAAPAKAPKKKRAAPPKKAGPSVGELIVKAVSQSKERSGVSLAALKKALAAGGYDVDKNNSRVKIAVKSLVTKGTLVQTKGTGASGSFKLNKKQVEPKKKPAKKAAPKAKKAAAKKPAAAKKPKKVAVKKPAAAKKSPKKAKKPAAAKKVAKSPKKPKKPAAPKKAAKSPKKAKAVKPKAAKPKAAKKAAPKKK; this is encoded by the coding sequence ATGGCAGAAGCCGCTCCCGCTCCAGCCGCCGCCGCGCCGGCCAAAGCTCCCAAGAAGAAGCGCGCCGCTCCGCCCAAGAAAGCCGGCCCCAGCGTCGGCGAGCTCATCGTCAAGGCTGTTTCGCAGTCTAAGGAGAGGAGCGGCGTGTCTCTCGCCGCCCTCAAGAAAGCTCTGGCTGCCGGCGGCTACGACGTGGACAAGAACAACTCCCGCGTCAAGATCGCCGTTAAGAGCCTCGTGACGAAGGGCACTCTGGTGCAGACCAAAGGCACCGGCGCCTCGGGTTCCTTCAAGCTTAACAAGAAACAAGTCGAGCCCAAGAAGAAGCCGGCAAAGAAAGCGGCGCCGAAAGCCAAGAAGGCGGCCGCCAAAAAGCCCGCCGCTGCTAAGAAGCCCAAGAAGGTAGCAGTGAAGAAGCCCGCGGCCGCTAAGAAATCGCCGAAGAAAGCCAAGAAGCCGGCGGCCGCCAAGAAAGTCGCCAAGTCTCCCAAGAAACCTAAGAAGCCCGCGGCACCGAAGAAGGCGGCCAAGAGCCCGAAGAAAGCGAAGGCGGTCAAACCCAAAGCTGCCAAGCCCAAGGCGGCGAAAAAGGCCGCCCCCAAGAAGAAGTGA